One window of Sardina pilchardus chromosome 2, fSarPil1.1, whole genome shotgun sequence genomic DNA carries:
- the slc1a7a gene encoding solute carrier family 1 member 7a isoform X2, whose amino-acid sequence MGLGAVWNRVKNVCQQNGLLILSVLAVVIGCLLGFFLRSKHLTAQEVKYFQFPGELLMRMLKMLILPLVVSSLMSGLAALDAKCSSRLGIMTISYYLWTTFVAVVVGIVMVSVIHPGGAAQKEDSEDSGKPIMSSADALLDLIRNMFPANLVQACFQQYRTQSIPIMSPRPTVSQELAESTTRRLFIYGIQDDNGSDIQNFSLDLTPPPDVKFQIKPGTSEGMNVLGIVIFSATMGIMLGRMGPNGSALVNFCQSLNEAVLKIVAIVIWYFPFGIVFLVAGKILEMDDPSAMGKKLGFYAITVVMGLVLHGLFILPSMYFFITKKSPIVYIRGILQALLISLATSSSSATLPITFKCLLENNHIDRRIIRFVLPVGATINMDGTALYEAVAAIFIAQVNNYELDFGQIITISITATAASIGAAGIPQAGLVTMVIVLTSVGLPTDDITLIIAVDWALDRFRTMVNVMGDALATGIMAHICRKDFVKEGEEIPLICETKPMISIQQMMAYQKNGGFQPSPASMLRKPEHFSPDVARIRQLEEGRPIEKKRSSHHHKREPKDKDHCAIDMNGLETNV is encoded by the exons ATGGGGCTGGGTGCAGTGTGGAATCGGGTGAAGAATGTGTGCCAACAGAATGGACTCCTCATCCTCTCCGTGCTGGCGGTGGTCATCGGCTGCCTGCTGGGCTTCTTCCTGCGCTCCAAGCACCTCACGGCACAG GAAGTGAAGTATTTCCAGTTTCCGGGGGAGCTGCTGATGAGGATGTTGAAGATGCTTATCCTGCCTCTCGTTGTGTCCAG TCTGATGTCTGGGCTGGCCGCCCTCGATGCCAAGTGCTCCAGCCGCCTGGGCATCATGACCATCTCCTACTACCTGTGGACCACCTTTGTTGCCGTGGTGGTGGGCATCGTCATGGTGTCCGTCATCCACCCCGGGGGCGCTGCCCAGAAGGAGGACTCGGAGGACAGTGGCAAGCCCATCATGAGCTCCGCCGACGCCCTGCTGGACCTCATCCG CAACATGTTCCCAGCCAACCTGGTCCAAGCCTGTTTCCAGCAG TATCGCACCCAGAGTATCCCCATCATGTCCCCCCGGCCTACCGTGAGTCAGGAGCTCGCCGAGTCCACCACGAGACGACTCTTCATCTACGGCATCCAGGACGACAATGGCAGCGACATCCAGAACTTCTCCCTGGACCTCACGCCCCCACCTGACGTCAAATTCCAAATTAAACCAGGCACCAGCGAGGGCATGAATGTCCTGGGCATTGTCATCTTCTCTGCCACCATGG GCATCATGCTTGGCCGCATGGGACCAAATGGCAGCGCCCTGGTGAACTTCTGTCAGAGTCTAAACGAAGCTGTGCTCAAAATAGTTGCCATTGTCATCTG GTATTTCCCATTTGGCATCGTGTTCCTGGTCGCCGGTAAGATTCTGGAGATGGACGACCCTTCTGCCATGGGGAAAAAGCTGGGATTCTATGCCATCACTGTGGTCATGGGGCTAGTGTTGCACGGCCTCTTCATCCTGCCTTCCATGTACTTCTTCATCACCAAAAAGAGCCCCATAGTCTACATCAGGGGCATCCTGCAGGCCCTGCTCATATCCCTCGCTACCTCCTCCAG CTCCGCCACGCTGCCTATCACCTTCAAGTGCCTGCTGGAGAACAACCACATAGACCGACGCATCATCCGCTTCGTACTGCCCGTGGGTGCCACCATCAACATGGACGGCACGGCGCTCTATGAGGCGGTAGCTGCCATTTTCATCGCCCAGGTCAACAACTATGAGCTGGACTTTGGCCAGATCATCACCATCAG CATCACTGCTACTGCCGCCAGTATCGGAGCTGCTGGGATTCCACAAGCTGGCCTTGTAACTATGGTGATTGTGCTGACTTCGGTTGGTCTGCCCACGGATGACATCACTCTCATCATCGCCGTGGACTGGGCGTT GGACCGCTTCAGGACCATGGTGAATGTAATGGGAGACGCCTTGGCCACAGGCATCATGGCTCACATCTGCAGAAAAGACTTTGTGAAGGAGGGTGAAGAG ATCCCTCTCATTTGCGAGACCAAACCCATGATCAGCATCCAGCAGATGATGGCCTATCAGAAGAACGGCGGCTTCCAGCCCTCTCCTGCAAGCATGCTGAGGAAACCGGAGCACTTCTCCCCAGACGTGGCCCGGATCcggcagctggaggagggcCGGCCCATCGAGAAGAAGAGGTCCTCGCACCATCACAAGCGGGAGCCTAAGGACAAGGACCACTGCGCCATAGACATGAATGGCCTGGAGACCAATGTATAG
- the slc1a7a gene encoding solute carrier family 1 member 7a isoform X1: MGLGAVWNRVKNVCQQNGLLILSVLAVVIGCLLGFFLRSKHLTAQEVKYFQFPGELLMRMLKMLILPLVVSSLMSGLAALDAKCSSRLGIMTISYYLWTTFVAVVVGIVMVSVIHPGGAAQKEDSEDSGKPIMSSADALLDLIRNMFPANLVQACFQQYRTQSIPIMSPRPTVSQELAESTTRRLFIYGIQDDNGSDIQNFSLDLTPPPDVKFQIKPGTSEGMNVLGIVIFSATMGIMLGRMGPNGSALVNFCQSLNEAVLKIVAIVIWYFPFGIVFLVAGKILEMDDPSAMGKKLGFYAITVVMGLVLHGLFILPSMYFFITKKSPIVYIRGILQALLISLATSSSSATLPITFKCLLENNHIDRRIIRFVLPVGATINMDGTALYEAVAAIFIAQVNNYELDFGQIITISITATAASIGAAGIPQAGLVTMVIVLTSVGLPTDDITLIIAVDWALDRFRTMVNVMGDALATGIMAHICRKDFVKEGEEVWTVRASRIPLICETKPMISIQQMMAYQKNGGFQPSPASMLRKPEHFSPDVARIRQLEEGRPIEKKRSSHHHKREPKDKDHCAIDMNGLETNV; encoded by the exons ATGGGGCTGGGTGCAGTGTGGAATCGGGTGAAGAATGTGTGCCAACAGAATGGACTCCTCATCCTCTCCGTGCTGGCGGTGGTCATCGGCTGCCTGCTGGGCTTCTTCCTGCGCTCCAAGCACCTCACGGCACAG GAAGTGAAGTATTTCCAGTTTCCGGGGGAGCTGCTGATGAGGATGTTGAAGATGCTTATCCTGCCTCTCGTTGTGTCCAG TCTGATGTCTGGGCTGGCCGCCCTCGATGCCAAGTGCTCCAGCCGCCTGGGCATCATGACCATCTCCTACTACCTGTGGACCACCTTTGTTGCCGTGGTGGTGGGCATCGTCATGGTGTCCGTCATCCACCCCGGGGGCGCTGCCCAGAAGGAGGACTCGGAGGACAGTGGCAAGCCCATCATGAGCTCCGCCGACGCCCTGCTGGACCTCATCCG CAACATGTTCCCAGCCAACCTGGTCCAAGCCTGTTTCCAGCAG TATCGCACCCAGAGTATCCCCATCATGTCCCCCCGGCCTACCGTGAGTCAGGAGCTCGCCGAGTCCACCACGAGACGACTCTTCATCTACGGCATCCAGGACGACAATGGCAGCGACATCCAGAACTTCTCCCTGGACCTCACGCCCCCACCTGACGTCAAATTCCAAATTAAACCAGGCACCAGCGAGGGCATGAATGTCCTGGGCATTGTCATCTTCTCTGCCACCATGG GCATCATGCTTGGCCGCATGGGACCAAATGGCAGCGCCCTGGTGAACTTCTGTCAGAGTCTAAACGAAGCTGTGCTCAAAATAGTTGCCATTGTCATCTG GTATTTCCCATTTGGCATCGTGTTCCTGGTCGCCGGTAAGATTCTGGAGATGGACGACCCTTCTGCCATGGGGAAAAAGCTGGGATTCTATGCCATCACTGTGGTCATGGGGCTAGTGTTGCACGGCCTCTTCATCCTGCCTTCCATGTACTTCTTCATCACCAAAAAGAGCCCCATAGTCTACATCAGGGGCATCCTGCAGGCCCTGCTCATATCCCTCGCTACCTCCTCCAG CTCCGCCACGCTGCCTATCACCTTCAAGTGCCTGCTGGAGAACAACCACATAGACCGACGCATCATCCGCTTCGTACTGCCCGTGGGTGCCACCATCAACATGGACGGCACGGCGCTCTATGAGGCGGTAGCTGCCATTTTCATCGCCCAGGTCAACAACTATGAGCTGGACTTTGGCCAGATCATCACCATCAG CATCACTGCTACTGCCGCCAGTATCGGAGCTGCTGGGATTCCACAAGCTGGCCTTGTAACTATGGTGATTGTGCTGACTTCGGTTGGTCTGCCCACGGATGACATCACTCTCATCATCGCCGTGGACTGGGCGTT GGACCGCTTCAGGACCATGGTGAATGTAATGGGAGACGCCTTGGCCACAGGCATCATGGCTCACATCTGCAGAAAAGACTTTGTGAAGGAGGGTGAAGAGGTATGGACAGTGAGGGCCTCtaga ATCCCTCTCATTTGCGAGACCAAACCCATGATCAGCATCCAGCAGATGATGGCCTATCAGAAGAACGGCGGCTTCCAGCCCTCTCCTGCAAGCATGCTGAGGAAACCGGAGCACTTCTCCCCAGACGTGGCCCGGATCcggcagctggaggagggcCGGCCCATCGAGAAGAAGAGGTCCTCGCACCATCACAAGCGGGAGCCTAAGGACAAGGACCACTGCGCCATAGACATGAATGGCCTGGAGACCAATGTATAG